A single Saccopteryx bilineata isolate mSacBil1 chromosome 7, mSacBil1_pri_phased_curated, whole genome shotgun sequence DNA region contains:
- the LOC136311028 gene encoding uncharacterized protein isoform X1, whose translation MDHPGRRSGRARFTVSREEMTSLSLGDRRCVGVPEEVCPRLCPVPVDHSGRRSGRARFTVSREEMTSLSLGDRRCVGVPEEVCPRLCPVPVDHSGSSQVEGTAKVHACPRRRVVLRVQPAWRSLWKKTASWDSLGSEQYLSVPELGLVRPRAFHLPTVRRPPSAGGLVTLGSVPSTVRVLSAVTRPSVCMGTPLCPARQRTPPADKTCLTET comes from the exons ATGGATCACCCGGGAAG GCGGAGTGGCCGTGCAAGGTTCACCGTCAGCCGTGAAGAGATGACCTCCCTCTCCCTCGGTGACAGGAGGTGTGTGGGCGTCCCGGAGGAAGTGTGCCCACGGCTGTGCCCGGTGCCCGTGGATCACTCGGGCAG GCGGAGTGGCCGTGCAAGGTTCACCGTCAGCCGTGAAGAGATGACCTCCCTCTCCCTCGGTGACAGGAGGTGTGTGGGCGTCCCGGAGGAAGTGTGCCCACGGCTGTGCCCGGTGCCCGTGGATCACTCGGGCAG TTCTCAGGTGGAGGGTACTGCAAAGGTTCACGCGTGTCCCAGAAGACGTGTGGTCCTGAGGGTGCAGCCTGCCTGGCGGTCACTCTGGAAG AAGACGGCATCCTGGGACTCCTTGGGGAGTGAACAGTACCTGTCCGTCCCTGAGCTGGGGCTCGTCAGACCCAGAGCCTTTCACCTGCCCACTGTCCGCCGGCCACCCTCTGCAG GTGGACTCGTCACTCTGGGTTCCGTGCCATCGACCGTCCGCGTCCTCTCAGCGGTGACTCGGCCTTCCGTCTGCATGGGGACGCCTCTCTGTCCTGCGAGGCAGCGGACACCTCCCGCAGATAAGACATGCTTAACTGAGACATGA
- the LOC136311028 gene encoding uncharacterized protein isoform X2: MDHPGRRSGRARFTVSREEMTSLSLGDRRCVGVPEEVCPRLCPVPVDHSGRRSGRARFTVSREEMTSLSLGDRRCVGVPEEVCPRLCPVPVDHSGSSQVEGTAKVHACPRRRVVLRVQPAWRSLWKTASWDSLGSEQYLSVPELGLVRPRAFHLPTVRRPPSAGGLVTLGSVPSTVRVLSAVTRPSVCMGTPLCPARQRTPPADKTCLTET; this comes from the exons ATGGATCACCCGGGAAG GCGGAGTGGCCGTGCAAGGTTCACCGTCAGCCGTGAAGAGATGACCTCCCTCTCCCTCGGTGACAGGAGGTGTGTGGGCGTCCCGGAGGAAGTGTGCCCACGGCTGTGCCCGGTGCCCGTGGATCACTCGGGCAG GCGGAGTGGCCGTGCAAGGTTCACCGTCAGCCGTGAAGAGATGACCTCCCTCTCCCTCGGTGACAGGAGGTGTGTGGGCGTCCCGGAGGAAGTGTGCCCACGGCTGTGCCCGGTGCCCGTGGATCACTCGGGCAG TTCTCAGGTGGAGGGTACTGCAAAGGTTCACGCGTGTCCCAGAAGACGTGTGGTCCTGAGGGTGCAGCCTGCCTGGCGGTCACTCTGGAAG ACGGCATCCTGGGACTCCTTGGGGAGTGAACAGTACCTGTCCGTCCCTGAGCTGGGGCTCGTCAGACCCAGAGCCTTTCACCTGCCCACTGTCCGCCGGCCACCCTCTGCAG GTGGACTCGTCACTCTGGGTTCCGTGCCATCGACCGTCCGCGTCCTCTCAGCGGTGACTCGGCCTTCCGTCTGCATGGGGACGCCTCTCTGTCCTGCGAGGCAGCGGACACCTCCCGCAGATAAGACATGCTTAACTGAGACATGA